A single region of the Gemella sp. zg-570 genome encodes:
- the secE gene encoding preprotein translocase subunit SecE, protein MFKFLKSVVSEMKKVSWPTFYELIKKTAIVIFSVGILITFIYFVDLGISTLIRHMK, encoded by the coding sequence ATGTTTAAATTTTTGAAATCAGTTGTTTCTGAAATGAAAAAGGTCAGCTGGCCTACATTTTATGAATTAATAAAAAAGACTGCGATAGTAATTTTTTCAGTAGGAATATTAATAACTTTTATTTATTTTGTAGATTTAGGAATCTCTACATTAATCAGACACATGAAGTAA
- a CDS encoding cation diffusion facilitator family transporter, translated as MNNKSIFDNLKKAEQGARISIISYLILSSIKLITGIIFNSAALLADGINNATDLISSICVLVGLKISRKPADDNHLYGHFRAELISSLIASFIMLYAGIQVVIFSIKKIWYQDFNSPSTPTIIVAIISSLIMLVVFYYNYNLSKKIGSSALKAVAFDNLSDAFVSMGTLVGIVGTILGIKQADGIAAFIVGCIIIYTAINIFKEATHILTDGIDVEKIEAINKIVKNIEGVVSIKEIRGRSHGLIHFIDVTITVNPELNVIKSHDITVKIEKALQKEFFACETLIHLEPDEDFIDKN; from the coding sequence ATGAATAATAAAAGTATCTTCGACAATTTAAAAAAAGCAGAACAAGGTGCAAGGATAAGTATTATTTCTTATTTAATATTATCTTCCATAAAACTTATTACTGGAATTATTTTTAATTCTGCAGCCCTACTTGCCGACGGAATTAACAATGCTACTGACCTAATATCTTCTATCTGTGTTCTAGTAGGACTAAAAATTTCAAGAAAACCAGCCGATGATAATCATTTATACGGACACTTTCGTGCAGAACTTATCTCCAGTTTAATAGCCTCATTTATTATGCTCTATGCTGGTATTCAAGTTGTAATATTTTCCATAAAAAAAATTTGGTATCAGGACTTTAACTCGCCCTCTACACCCACCATTATTGTTGCTATAATATCATCTTTGATAATGCTAGTTGTTTTTTACTACAACTACAACTTATCAAAAAAAATTGGTAGTTCTGCCCTAAAAGCAGTGGCCTTTGATAATTTGAGTGATGCCTTTGTTTCCATGGGAACTTTGGTGGGAATTGTCGGAACAATTTTAGGGATAAAACAAGCTGACGGTATAGCCGCTTTTATCGTGGGTTGCATAATAATTTATACTGCCATAAATATTTTTAAAGAGGCAACTCATATACTAACAGATGGAATAGATGTAGAAAAAATAGAAGCAATAAATAAAATTGTGAAAAATATAGAGGGGGTAGTCTCCATCAAAGAAATTAGGGGACGCTCACACGGTTTAATACACTTTATCGACGTTACTATAACCGTAAATCCAGAATTAAATGTTATTAAAAGTCATGATATTACAGTAAAAATTGAAAAAGCCTTGCAAAAAGAATTTTTTGCTTGTGAAACTTTGATACACTTAGAACCAGATGAAGATTTTATTGATAAAAATTAA
- a CDS encoding PadR family transcriptional regulator — translation MEINTSQILKGILEVCVLKIISKRDMYGYEINEKLSEYKLNMVAQGTIYPLLLKLEKEKLLTSYSTALSSGPPRKYYKITKKGIKYINDFIPIWKNIYTAINNILNIKGENNED, via the coding sequence ATGGAAATAAACACATCGCAAATATTAAAAGGTATACTCGAAGTTTGTGTCTTAAAAATAATTTCTAAAAGAGATATGTACGGTTATGAGATAAACGAAAAACTTTCAGAATACAAACTAAATATGGTTGCACAAGGTACAATATATCCCCTACTCTTAAAATTAGAAAAAGAAAAATTATTAACGAGTTATTCAACCGCATTAAGTAGTGGCCCACCAAGAAAATACTATAAAATAACCAAGAAAGGAATAAAATATATTAATGATTTTATACCTATTTGGAAAAATATTTACACTGCTATTAATAACATCTTAAATATTAAAGGAGAAAATAATGAAGACTAA
- a CDS encoding iron-containing alcohol dehydrogenase family protein — protein sequence MLNLVNVPRPGVSQYVSGRGALGELDNRIAGFKKPLLISGEKSKAAFDKFYKGIRKFQELKYDGSASHEDMDRLAGLAAADTDLIIAVGGGRVLDTAKGVADRLDVEYITVPTVIATCAPYAPVAVVYHPDHKFKTIDYTKRTAYACIVDLDLLVESPKEYFVAGIGDTLAKWYEARVLVERANKFNDPMVRMGLEAAKITRDVLLKDGEIALESLAKKEVTEEFKHCVDTVFAVSGAVGCFAVHYGRMAGAHAVHNGMSFVAETHPVLHGVKVSYGILVQLVAEGNEDEVRRLIPFYKENNLAYNLASSNIVENVEEKIDKIADFAASEKETFRLAIDDCSPEKVVQAMRRLEEIVKEF from the coding sequence ATGTTAAATTTAGTTAATGTACCTAGACCCGGAGTTAGTCAGTATGTTTCTGGTAGAGGAGCTTTGGGTGAATTAGATAATAGAATTGCAGGATTTAAAAAGCCTTTATTAATTTCTGGAGAAAAATCAAAGGCTGCTTTTGATAAATTCTATAAAGGGATAAGAAAGTTTCAAGAATTAAAATACGATGGGTCAGCTTCTCACGAAGATATGGACAGACTAGCAGGATTGGCAGCTGCGGATACAGACTTAATAATTGCAGTAGGTGGTGGAAGAGTTTTAGATACTGCAAAAGGAGTTGCAGATAGATTAGATGTTGAATATATAACAGTGCCAACAGTTATAGCTACTTGTGCTCCTTATGCACCTGTTGCGGTAGTGTATCATCCAGATCATAAATTTAAAACCATTGATTACACTAAAAGAACAGCTTATGCTTGTATTGTAGATTTAGATTTACTTGTGGAATCTCCAAAAGAATATTTTGTTGCAGGTATTGGAGATACCCTAGCAAAATGGTATGAAGCTCGTGTTCTTGTAGAACGTGCCAATAAATTTAATGACCCTATGGTAAGAATGGGCTTGGAAGCTGCAAAAATCACAAGAGATGTTTTATTAAAAGATGGGGAAATTGCCCTAGAATCACTTGCTAAAAAAGAGGTTACAGAAGAATTTAAGCATTGCGTGGACACTGTTTTTGCAGTTTCTGGGGCTGTGGGTTGCTTTGCTGTACACTATGGTAGAATGGCAGGAGCTCATGCAGTTCATAATGGCATGAGCTTTGTAGCAGAAACTCATCCAGTTTTACATGGTGTAAAAGTTTCTTATGGCATTTTAGTTCAGCTTGTTGCAGAAGGTAATGAAGATGAAGTAAGAAGGTTAATTCCATTTTACAAAGAAAATAATTTAGCCTACAATTTAGCTTCATCTAATATAGTTGAAAATGTTGAGGAAAAAATAGATAAAATTGCAGATTTTGCTGCTAGTGAAAAGGAAACTTTTAGGCTAGCAATAGATGATTGTAGCCCAGAAAAAGTTGTGCAAGCTATGAGAAGATTAGAAGAAATTGTCAAAGAATTTTAA
- a CDS encoding ERF family protein → MKKLQKARVLLQEKQLKKSGLNPFQKFKYFELQDFLPRVNEIFESLDLYSHFDLYKEVAKLTIKDNETDEKVQFTSPIQKLEGAKMQDIGATITYAKRYLYMNALEIAENDIIDAKNQEERKARQALKDANTAKDKEEIIKNINDNVDPVQVTKWLKANGYETLNDVSGEVLATLWKNYLENLKQKKN, encoded by the coding sequence GTGAAAAAATTACAAAAAGCAAGGGTGTTATTACAAGAAAAGCAATTAAAGAAAAGTGGGCTTAATCCATTTCAAAAGTTTAAGTATTTTGAACTGCAAGATTTTTTACCAAGGGTAAATGAAATTTTTGAAAGTTTAGATTTATATAGCCACTTTGACTTGTATAAGGAAGTGGCCAAGCTGACTATAAAAGATAATGAGACGGACGAGAAGGTGCAATTTACAAGCCCTATACAGAAGTTAGAGGGGGCAAAGATGCAGGATATAGGGGCGACTATTACTTATGCTAAAAGGTACTTGTATATGAACGCCTTAGAGATAGCAGAAAATGATATAATAGACGCTAAGAACCAGGAGGAGAGAAAGGCAAGGCAGGCTTTAAAGGATGCAAATACGGCAAAAGATAAGGAAGAGATAATAAAAAATATTAATGATAATGTTGACCCTGTCCAAGTTACGAAGTGGTTAAAGGCTAATGGTTATGAAACGTTAAATGATGTTAGTGGGGAGGTGCTGGCGACTTTATGGAAAAACTACTTAGAGAACTTGAAGCAAAAGAAAAATTAG
- a CDS encoding helix-turn-helix transcriptional regulator, with protein MVTLKELRESKGLSVQQAAKLLGISRNSLYNHEKNTRSVRLYRLKKISQVYGVSIDEIEFEGGL; from the coding sequence TTGGTTACTTTGAAGGAATTAAGGGAAAGTAAGGGGCTTAGCGTCCAGCAGGCGGCGAAGCTTTTAGGTATTAGTAGAAATTCTTTATATAATCATGAAAAAAATACTAGGAGCGTTAGGCTTTACAGGTTAAAAAAGATTAGCCAGGTTTACGGAGTAAGCATAGATGAAATAGAATTTGAAGGGGGGCTGTAA
- a CDS encoding helix-turn-helix transcriptional regulator has product MEKLTLKMLRVKFNLSQDEVAGRLNISAATWSKWERAINFPSVPDIKKIEKLFNITYADIDFKI; this is encoded by the coding sequence TTGGAAAAATTAACGTTAAAGATGCTAAGGGTTAAGTTTAATTTGTCGCAAGATGAAGTGGCTGGGCGTTTGAATATATCCGCTGCGACTTGGAGCAAGTGGGAAAGAGCTATTAATTTCCCTAGTGTACCAGATATTAAAAAAATAGAAAAACTTTTTAATATCACTTATGCTGATATTGATTTTAAAATATAA
- a CDS encoding SH3 domain-containing protein gives MVTQTEAISWVKSKIGGRTDFDGWYGSQCVDLIMAYVYDNWGGKVHGNAINYVNNALPAGFRRFKKGEVTIQPGDIVVWNITLPWGHIGICTAVNGGLLTCVEQNVDGNADALTKGGPARVVNRYDGLVAAIIRPPYDVDGANDREWTRVPESWHFTVTAGSLNVRNEPRLDCEVVAVYKRGQVINYDSYCIANGYVWVSYVSSSGKRRFVATGTFRDNKNQMEFGHFR, from the coding sequence ATGGTAACACAGACAGAAGCGATTAGTTGGGTAAAAAGTAAGATAGGGGGGCGTACTGATTTTGACGGTTGGTATGGTTCTCAGTGTGTGGATTTGATTATGGCTTATGTTTATGATAATTGGGGCGGTAAAGTTCACGGTAATGCTATTAATTATGTTAATAATGCTTTGCCAGCTGGTTTTAGGCGTTTTAAAAAGGGTGAGGTTACTATTCAACCAGGTGATATTGTGGTATGGAATATTACTTTACCTTGGGGGCATATTGGCATTTGTACGGCTGTAAATGGAGGTTTGCTTACTTGTGTTGAGCAAAATGTAGACGGCAACGCAGACGCTTTGACAAAGGGAGGCCCTGCAAGGGTTGTTAATAGGTATGATGGCTTGGTTGCCGCTATTATTAGGCCACCTTATGATGTTGATGGTGCAAATGATAGGGAGTGGACAAGGGTTCCTGAGAGTTGGCATTTTACGGTTACGGCTGGGTCTTTAAATGTTAGAAATGAGCCTAGGCTTGATTGTGAAGTGGTGGCTGTTTATAAAAGGGGTCAAGTTATTAATTATGATAGTTATTGCATAGCTAATGGTTATGTGTGGGTTTCTTATGTTTCTTCTAGTGGTAAGCGTAGGTTTGTTGCGACTGGTACTTTTAGGGATAATAAAAACCAAATGGAATTTGGCCATTTTAGATAG